The segment TCTTTTAAGAGCAGCAATATATTATCCCAAACCTGCTGAAACTGGTCCCTTTTTGTAACTTTTTTGAAAGTTTCGGCATCAAGAGTGTCAAGGCTAATATTCAGGGAGCGTACTCCCGCCGCTTTTAAATGATCAATATATTTGTGGGCGAGCACTGCATTTGTGGTCAGGCTGATCTCTACAGGTAATTTCGACAACCGTCTTAGGATCTCCGGAAATTCCTTCCGCACCATTGGCTCCCCGCTAAGTCAACCTGAGTTTATTCACCCCCAGGCTCACAAAAGTCGTGGCTATCTGCTCAATTTCGTCTACCTGCATAAGGTGTTTATTTGGCAAACACTGAATATTTTCATCAGGCATACAGTACTGGCAGCGGAAGTTGCAGCTATCAGTTAATGAAATTCTTAGATAACTGTGAATTCTGGAGTGGGTATCTGTAAGCATTGAGTCATTTTTAAATTACCTCAGAAAACGGTATAATTCCGTTGACTAAGGATTTCTGCTAACATCAACAATAGGCTTTTTAGTGGGACCCTTTTTTAATGGTTCAGGTAAATACTTCAGGATCCAGATTGCGAAAATTGCCATGATAGCTGAACCTATAAATGTAGTCAAAGCAAAGTAGAAATTCTCTTCCAGAGCATTATTTAACGCCCCAAACAATAACCAAATTTGCATACTGATTAAAAGTATTTGCAGCAATATAATTCCTGTGAGGATTGTATTGGTTTTATTTGGATGCGCTTCGTTTTGGGATCTTCTAAAATTACTCATCTTTAAGCATTTTGAGGTTCTTCTTCTTTAACGTATACTTTCCCATCTCTTACAACCACTTCCAGTTGAGGCAATGGCCGTGGTGGTGGGC is part of the Antarcticibacterium sp. 1MA-6-2 genome and harbors:
- a CDS encoding DUF6755 family protein, which gives rise to MSNFRRSQNEAHPNKTNTILTGIILLQILLISMQIWLLFGALNNALEENFYFALTTFIGSAIMAIFAIWILKYLPEPLKKGPTKKPIVDVSRNP